The Methyloceanibacter sp. wino2 nucleotide sequence CCCCTCCCAGCCCTCCGGCGCCTGCCGATAGGATAGGCGCGTGTGCGGGCAGGTGGATTGGGCGCGGATAAGCGCGGGCCGCCAAGCGGCAGCGCTGCTATGCGAAGATCAGTGTAATGACGATGCCGAGCGCGAGGACCGCGAGCGACACGGCGCCCATGACCCACACCGGCGGGGAGGGCTTGTGAAGGGCCGAACCGCTCTCGGCCGCCTTCATCTTGTCGGCCATGCTCATGCTGGCCATCTTGCTGTCCGTACCCGCATCTTTGGGCATGTCCATACCCTCCATGCCACCGGAACCCGCGCTGGATCCGGCCGGCCGTACGGTCAGCATGCCGTGCTTCAGATGATGGGCCACGAGCCAGTAGTTCATGGGGTAGGCGGCCAGTGCCCCGACCATGAGCGCCAGGGACATGCGGAACCAGAACAGCGCTTGCGTCGGGTCGTGGGCGTTCGGGTTGCCTTGGAAGGCGAGGGCGGAGACCGGCAGCATGCCGCCCATCAGGCAGTTCATGGACAGGAACTCGGAGGTGAACGTGCCCTTGAGCGCCTTCCAATAGGTGCCGAACATCTCGCCCATGAAGAGCGCCTGGAAGATGGTCCAGCCGAAGGCGAAACCGAGCACGTATTCCAGCGCGAAATCCACCATCAGAGGAAGCGCGACGAGGGCGCCGATCACCGCACCCACCAGGATACCGACGCCGTCGCCGGCGGCGCAATGCATGGTCGAGCCGAGTGCTTGGCGCCAGCGTGCCGTCACGTAGCGCTCATGGAGCCCGGGCAAGGGCT carries:
- a CDS encoding DUF4396 domain-containing protein; amino-acid sequence: MLIDGVVLLWFILTALSLIFVAVDIRSTPENPVMKWAFVLFTAYSGPFGAFLYVLGCREPLPGLHERYVTARWRQALGSTMHCAAGDGVGILVGAVIGALVALPLMVDFALEYVLGFAFGWTIFQALFMGEMFGTYWKALKGTFTSEFLSMNCLMGGMLPVSALAFQGNPNAHDPTQALFWFRMSLALMVGALAAYPMNYWLVAHHLKHGMLTVRPAGSSAGSGGMEGMDMPKDAGTDSKMASMSMADKMKAAESGSALHKPSPPVWVMGAVSLAVLALGIVITLIFA